GAGCGACCTCGGCGACTTCGCCGACCGGCAGCTCGTCGTGGAAGCCGTCGTCGAGGACGAGAAGATCAAGAGTGAGATCTTCGCCGAACTCGACGGTGTGGTCACCGACCCCGATGCGGTGCTCGCCTCCAACACCTCGTCCATCCCGATCATGAAGCTGGGCATCGCCACCACCAAGCCCGAGCGCGTCATCGGAATGCACTTCTTCAACCCGGTGCCGGTGCTGCCGCTGGTCGAGCTCGTGACGACCCTCAAGACCAGCCCCGCCGTCACCGCGCGTGCCGAGTCCTTCGCCAGCGACATCCTCGGCAAGCAGGTCGTGCGCTCGGCGGATCGCTCCGGCTTCGTCGTCAACGCGCTCCTCGTCCCCTACCTGCTCTCGGCCATCCGCATGGTCGAGTCCGGGTTCGCGACGAAGGAGGACATCGACAAGGCGACGGTCCTCGGCCTCGCCCATCCGATGGGCCCGCTCGCGCTCACCGATCTCGTCGGCCTCGACACGGTCAAGTCGATCGCCGATTCGATGTACGAGGAGTTCAAGGAGCCGCTGTACTCTGCCCCGCCGCTGTTGCTGCGCATGGTCGAAGCCGGACTCGTGGGCAAGAAGTCCGGTGCCGGATTCTACGAGTACGGCGACAACGGCCGTGCTACCAAGAAGGCGAGCTAGCCACGCCCCTCCCGTCGCCCGTGCGCCTTCGGTGACCGATAACGTCTCTCTCGACGTCGTCGGTCAGCGGGGGCGCACAGGTGCTTGAAGAAAGGTCGTCTCATGTCCACCGCCGCATCCCCGGGTTCGAGTGGCCGGTTCGGTTCGAGCGTCCTGGGCTACCCGCGCATCGGCCCGCACCGCGAGCTCAAGCGCGCCCTCGAGTCGTACTGGCACGGAGGGATCACCCGCGACGAACTGCTCGCCGTGGGACGGTCCCTGCAAGAGGACACCTGGAGCGAACTGGCCGCCACCGGCCTCAGCCAGGTGCCGGGCAACACCTTCTCGTACTACGACCACGTCCTGGACAAC
This genomic interval from Rhodococcus triatomae contains the following:
- a CDS encoding 3-hydroxybutyryl-CoA dehydrogenase; its protein translation is MSSEKIQRVGVIGAGIMGSGIAEVCARAHVDVLVYEQTRELAAAGRSRILRSLDRGVSSGKITEREREQAAWRLRFTSDLGDFADRQLVVEAVVEDEKIKSEIFAELDGVVTDPDAVLASNTSSIPIMKLGIATTKPERVIGMHFFNPVPVLPLVELVTTLKTSPAVTARAESFASDILGKQVVRSADRSGFVVNALLVPYLLSAIRMVESGFATKEDIDKATVLGLAHPMGPLALTDLVGLDTVKSIADSMYEEFKEPLYSAPPLLLRMVEAGLVGKKSGAGFYEYGDNGRATKKAS